From a region of the Lactuca sativa cultivar Salinas chromosome 4, Lsat_Salinas_v11, whole genome shotgun sequence genome:
- the LOC111889049 gene encoding protein EMBRYONIC FLOWER 1, whose protein sequence is MNSHDEKRIFPVDAEGNNASSVLNSCSSTIKIDSLCIKLGFVKEKGDAEKCSHFSIRGYVSGMRERGSSNFLPFAEALPPMDVPNFKYWLCQSCVHNCGNAKTSHETPVVSVCDQSMIRSCARSFPKQDCGVTVLPFGEGTSGLKSVDNTKDDDDENVLPAFGVDKSQPSQEIPVDNAVPKEPVKISDTNVASEASAGLLCRKESNDRRDDEYQQQDSVVIETITGVVGTPIRSSQQNDQSNGHTRRKARKVRLLKELLCGNNEIQQKEKENSNTELDPEPCNPLPTSSFIKRKVPHDQDQIPVDITTPVNAFKKTKTSKGNAVAVAVAKTTIVDQHFKDQEATESTPNDNRTQKNSNFDKVSSDPVTAWRSIFSDMTKTDNHVTTTATGACKPTSDISKDRGSGPHSNFMAPPHPEKKLNFSMNMSKNPLKSKSFGEELYSRRANVDDCSRPKDLKAHPEKKLNFSIDMSKDPLKSKSFGEELYSRRANVDDCSRPKDGKSEAELGLNLSLNHDPQTLINRPLTNDNHRKDNLFFGDLKSRIHNWIPYDSKSKKGSVHDVSKGHATKQVQQPYTYGSWSGHQKLDFSDPHKRNNGVKGYPDVMRPYNRQRKGPMVMLGRSDETEVVELMAKNQYERNLCEARSSSSNNTFIPNVSGLHNINIHKRMTSSSSSSSSSHQDNLHPSTSEKPNMGPTTMRNQASGFFNQQLFDFNEFDGNWRHNNSRYNCIPIPKKKKKTPPLVSYQLIKPSLTFGYTKCSEKDNEKGIMDLDLNVVAPNVIEEQNSFQSLNPTSSKQHHPKKIHSLDSSYPNETIPAMQLLSLMDAGKSNHQVNNTDERKLPKPLSPCYTHCSSSNMINGKTIPIPNVQFPKPRYLQSSSFPCGFQTGQNVKLTSSQSRGMSSASVFRPQESYVFPVPCHVSEDRSEGVALRDRIEPIGIEICTINKNPADFSTPGPENLYMISVEDLVFRGEKGKSTTENANGPKRQKRS, encoded by the exons ATGAATAGCCATGATGAAAAGAGAATTTTCCCAGTAGATGCCGAAGGGAACAATGCTTCTTCTGTACTAAACTCCTGCAGCTCCACCATTAAGATTGATTCATTATGTATCAAACTTGGCTTTGTCAAGGAGAAGGGTGATGCTGAAAAATGTAGCCATTTTTCTATAAG AGGTTATGTTTCTGGGATGCGTGAAAGAGGTAGCAGCAACTTCTTACCTTTTGCTGAAGCACTTCCTCCTATGGATGTGCCAAATTTTAAATATTGGCTTTGTCAAAGTTGTGTGCATAACTGTGGAAATGCAAAAACCTCACATGAGACTCCAGTAGTCTCTGTGTGTGATCAAAGTATGATCCGATCATGTGCAAGGTCTTTCCCTAAACAAGACTGTGGAGTAACAGTGCTCCCTTTTGGTGAAGGCACTTCAG GTCTTAAATCTGTTGATAATAcgaaagatgatgatgatgaaaatgTCCTTCCTGCTTTTGGAGTTGATAAAAGTCAACCTTCTCAAGAAATACCTGTTGATAATGCAGTTCCTAAAGAACCAGTTAAAATTAGTGACACCAATGTTGCTTCAGAGGCAAGTGCAGGTTTATTATGTAGGAAAGAGAGCAATGATAGGAGAGATGATGAGTATCAACAGCAAGACAGTGTAGTAATAGAGACAATAACTGGTGTTGTTGGAACTCCAATCCGATCCAGTCAGCAAAATGATCAATCAAATGGACATACAAGACGAAAGGCTCGTAAAGTGCGTTTGTTGAAGGAGTTGCTGTGTGGAAATAATGAAATCCagcaaaaagaaaaggaaaattcTAATACTGAATTGGATCCAGAACCATGTAATCCATTGCCAACTTCTTCCTTTATCAAAAGGAAAGTGCCACATGATCAAGATCAGATACCTGTTGATATAACCACTCCTGTGAATGCTTTTAAAAAAACAAAGACCTCTAAAGGGAATGCAGTTGCAGTTGCAGTTGCAAAAACCACCATTGTTGATCAACATTTTAAAGATCAAGAAGCCACTGAAAGTACACCAAACGATAATAGGACTCAGAAGAACTCCAATTTTGATAAGGTTAGTAGTGATCCAGTAACTGCATGGAGGTCAATATTCAGTGATATGACTAAAACAGACAATCATGTTACTACTACTGCCACTGGTGCTTGTAAACCAACTAGTGATATCTCAAAAGACAGAGGAAGCGGACCCCACTCAAACTTCATGGCCCCACCACATCCGGAGAAAAAGTTAAATTTTTCTATGAATATGTCAAAAAATCCTCTCAAAAGTAAATCTTTTGGAGAGGAATTATATTCAAGGAGAGCAAATGTAGATGATTGTTCTAGACCAAAAGATCTCAAGGCACATCCGGAGAAAAAGTTGAATTTTTCTATAGACATGTCGAAAGATCCTCTCAAAAGTAAATCTTTTGGAGAGGAATTATATTCAAGGAGAGCAAATGTAGATGATTGTTCTAGACCAAAAGATGGCAAGTCAGAAGCGGAATTAGGACTTAATCTTTCTCTAAATCATGACCCACAAACACTCATCAATCGTCCTCTCACCAATGATAATCATAGAAAAGATAATTTGTTCTTTGGGGATTTGAAATCAAGAATTCATAATTGGATTCCATATGATTCAAAATCAAAAAAAGGATCAGTTCATGATGTCAGCAAGGGACATGCTACTAAACAAGTACAGCAGCCCTATACATACGGGAGTTGGTCTGGACATCAGAAATTG GATTTTTCTGATCCACACAAGAGGAACAATGGAGTTAAAGGATACCCAGATGTAATGAGGCCTTATAATCGTCAAAGAAAAGGACCAATGGTGATGTTGGGgagatcagatgaaactgaagtTGTTGAACTCATGGCAAAAAATCAATACGAGAGAAACTTATGTGAAGCTAGAAGTAGTAGTAGCAACAACACTTTCATACCAAATGTATCAGGTTTACATAATATCAACATTCACAAACGTatgacatcatcatcatcatcatcatcatcatcacatcaAGACAATCTCCACCCTTCAACGAGTGAGAAACCCAATATGGGTCCCACCACCATGAGAAATCAAGCTTCTGGATTCTTCAATCAACAACTTTTTGATTTCAATGAGTTTGATGGAAATTGGAGACACAATAACTCACGTTACAATTGTATACCAATaccaaagaagaaaaagaaaactcCACCCCTCGTCTCTTACCAGTTGATTAAGCCAAGTCTTACCTTTGGATATACAAAATGCTCAGAGAAAGATAATGAAAAGGGCATCATGGATTTGGATCTGAATGTTGTGGCTCCAAATGTTATTGAAGAACAAAACAGTTTCCAATCATTAAATCCGACATCATCCAAACAACATCATCCGAAAAAGATACATTCGTTAGATTCTTCATATCCAAATGAAACGATCCCTGCGATGCAATTACTTAGTCTAATGGATGCAGGAAAGTCAAATCATCAGGTGAATAATACAGATGAAAGAAAGCTTCCAAAACCTCTTTCTCCTTGTTACACTCACTGCAGCAGCTCAAACATGATCAATGGAAAAACAATACCAATACCCAATGTTCAGTTCCCAAAACCGAGGTATCTCCAGTCATCTTCATTTCCTTGTGGGTTTCAAACTGGTCAAAATGTTAAGTTGACTTCCAGTCAATCAAGAGGTATGTCTTCAGCTTCTGTTTTCAGACCACAGGAATCTTATGTTTTTCCTGTTCCATGTCATGTGAGTGAAGATCGAAGTGAAGGTGTGgctttaagagatagaattgagCCAATTGGGATTGAGATTTGTACAATTAACAAAAACCCAGCTGATTTTAGTACACCAGGACCCGAAAATCTGTATATGATTAGTGTTGAAGATCTGGTATTCAGAGGGGAGAAGGGAAAATCAACAACAGAAAATGCTAATGGACCAAAAAGGCAAAAAAGATCATAA